From Streptomyces sp. CMB-StM0423, a single genomic window includes:
- a CDS encoding MHYT domain-containing protein produces the protein MGHLDHAAYGWLTPVLSYAMACIGAALGLRCTVQALAAPTARSRRNWLLTAASATGTGIWTMHFIAMLGFSVSGTEIRYDIPRTVLSLVVAMAVAGAGVFALGHLRARGPALLVAGLATGLGVAAMHYIGMSAVRLHGSIAYDLPAVALSVLIAVATATAALWAALTIRSPLAVTFAALVMGAAVTSMHYTGMAAVSVTVMPSSEALAGATATQFVFPLTVGLGSYLFLTSAFVALTPTAAERAATVSAQRLTRAPGAV, from the coding sequence CGCCGCGCTCGGGCTGCGTTGCACCGTCCAGGCGCTGGCGGCCCCCACCGCCCGCTCCCGGCGCAACTGGCTGCTCACCGCCGCGTCCGCCACCGGGACCGGCATCTGGACGATGCACTTCATCGCGATGCTGGGCTTCAGCGTCAGCGGCACCGAGATCCGCTACGACATCCCGCGCACGGTCCTCAGCCTCGTGGTCGCCATGGCCGTCGCCGGAGCCGGCGTCTTCGCCCTCGGCCACCTCCGCGCCCGCGGCCCCGCCCTGCTGGTCGCCGGGCTCGCCACCGGGCTCGGCGTGGCGGCCATGCACTACATCGGGATGTCCGCCGTCCGCCTGCACGGCTCGATCGCCTACGACCTCCCGGCCGTGGCGCTCTCCGTCCTCATCGCGGTCGCCACGGCCACCGCCGCGCTGTGGGCCGCGCTCACGATCCGCTCCCCGCTTGCCGTGACCTTCGCCGCCCTCGTCATGGGGGCGGCGGTGACGAGCATGCACTACACCGGGATGGCCGCCGTGTCCGTGACCGTGATGCCCTCGTCCGAGGCCCTGGCGGGCGCCACCGCCACCCAGTTCGTCTTTCCCCTGACCGTAGGACTCGGCTCGTACCTCTTCCTCACCTCGGCGTTCGTCGCGCTCACGCCGACCGCCGCGGAGCGTGCCGCCACCGTCTCCGCCCAGCGCCTGACCCGAGCGCCCGGCGCCGTCTAG
- a CDS encoding sensor histidine kinase, which translates to MRTPDSNPPSGPSGTPSVPPAERPAGRGAGGAPPVPAPVRGRRAHAGPPADEPEPPGPSAWERAYLPAGPATGSTGESAGSGGLHAGDAQKTPAYGHRGRRRRFGPRTVRARVICLLTVPVVSLIALWGYATVGTAQDVSRLRQLEQVETEVRQPLAAAVAALQDERRAAASYLAGPGGESRGAYGAATVRTDRAVDRLRLDGSHTVAEGADLPRDVTRRLDGFVTGTEPLGRLRTQVEARTTDWSRAYEEYTAAVGRAFGVSGALTGIQDAEAASEARVLLEFGRAGEMLAREDALLAAGQLRGSLSAAHHRAFADAASARAALEEGSAADLGGGEAELWKRARESEAYRTLGELEDAVAAADSGTAAVEAAPARDWEGPYADVAGAVRAVGREHAAEADRTDPFTDGMLTPSGAAAILGLAAVAAALLISVRIGRGLIVELVGLRNSALELARRKLPYAMHRLRAGQEIDIAGEAPRGDPGDDEIAQVGEALTTVHRAALRAAVERAELASGISGVFVNLARRSQVLVHRQLALLDSMERRAEDPEELDDLFRLDHLTTRMRRHAESLIILSGAAPGRAWRMPVPLQSVVRAAVSEVEDYARVEVRALSDVAVVGAAVADLTHLLAELVENAAQFSPPHTKVRVYGEQVGNGYAIEVEDRGLGMGKEALAAANRRIRQSEALDLFDSDRLGLFVVSRLAARHGIQVSLRDSAYGGTTVVVLLPTALLEAAVAGAVDPGAGARGAAARPFSGRLVPGGSRGPDGSAGSGGSGRSGVAGLAGAPAVPGLPGGAAVPGLPGVPVRNGADGGGSGAHGAENGARVTENGLAERRAGRALPGPWSTGPGPGGPAVGPVGERPVLASREDVVLLRARLGVDPAGGTEAGVDGGAEDGDGAGVAPGGAAVDGGALGGTGMYAGQAGQEAAAVQAPGDVTELPRRVRQASMAPQLRPEPGGGGGTDTGDGADGVTDPGDGDAGARGESTPAGRPARRERTPEEARARMAAYRSGWLRGGGLPAGRTHGGEPGGGRPEPDETAHTPREGESP; encoded by the coding sequence ATGCGAACCCCGGACAGCAACCCGCCGAGCGGCCCGTCCGGTACGCCGTCCGTACCCCCGGCCGAGCGGCCCGCCGGGCGCGGGGCGGGCGGGGCGCCGCCGGTGCCTGCTCCGGTGCGCGGCCGGCGGGCGCACGCGGGGCCGCCCGCCGACGAGCCCGAGCCGCCGGGGCCGAGCGCCTGGGAGCGGGCGTATCTGCCGGCAGGACCGGCCACGGGGAGCACGGGAGAATCGGCGGGCTCCGGAGGTTTGCATGCGGGCGATGCACAGAAGACGCCGGCGTACGGGCACCGCGGGCGGCGCCGGCGCTTCGGGCCCCGTACCGTCCGCGCGCGCGTCATCTGCCTGCTGACCGTGCCGGTCGTCTCCCTCATAGCGCTCTGGGGCTACGCCACCGTCGGCACCGCGCAGGACGTCTCCCGGCTGCGCCAGCTCGAACAGGTCGAGACCGAGGTACGGCAGCCCCTTGCCGCCGCCGTCGCGGCGCTCCAGGACGAACGGCGCGCCGCCGCGAGCTATCTCGCCGGCCCCGGCGGCGAGAGCCGCGGCGCCTACGGCGCGGCGACCGTCCGCACCGACCGGGCCGTCGACCGGCTGCGGCTCGACGGCAGCCACACCGTCGCGGAGGGCGCCGACCTGCCCCGGGACGTCACCAGGCGGCTCGACGGCTTCGTCACGGGCACGGAGCCCCTGGGGCGGTTGCGCACGCAGGTGGAGGCCCGCACGACCGACTGGTCGCGGGCGTACGAGGAGTACACCGCGGCCGTCGGCCGCGCCTTCGGCGTCTCCGGCGCGCTCACCGGCATCCAGGACGCCGAGGCGGCGTCCGAGGCGCGGGTGCTGCTGGAGTTCGGCCGGGCCGGCGAGATGCTCGCCCGCGAGGACGCGCTGCTGGCCGCCGGGCAGTTGCGCGGGTCGCTCAGCGCCGCGCACCACCGCGCCTTCGCCGACGCTGCGTCCGCCCGCGCCGCCCTGGAGGAGGGCTCGGCCGCCGACCTCGGCGGCGGCGAGGCGGAGCTGTGGAAGCGGGCCCGTGAGAGTGAGGCGTACCGCACCCTCGGCGAGCTGGAGGACGCCGTGGCCGCCGCGGACTCCGGCACCGCCGCCGTGGAGGCCGCCCCCGCGCGGGACTGGGAGGGCCCGTACGCGGACGTGGCCGGCGCCGTCCGCGCCGTCGGACGGGAGCACGCCGCGGAGGCCGACCGCACCGACCCCTTCACCGACGGGATGCTCACCCCCTCCGGCGCCGCGGCCATCCTGGGCCTCGCCGCCGTGGCCGCGGCGCTCCTCATCTCCGTACGGATAGGCCGCGGGCTGATCGTCGAACTCGTCGGCCTGCGCAACTCCGCGCTCGAACTCGCCCGCCGCAAGCTGCCGTACGCGATGCACCGGCTGCGCGCGGGGCAGGAGATCGACATCGCCGGCGAGGCCCCCAGGGGCGACCCGGGCGACGACGAGATCGCCCAGGTCGGCGAGGCGCTGACCACCGTGCACCGGGCGGCGCTGCGCGCCGCCGTCGAGCGGGCCGAGCTGGCGAGCGGCATCTCCGGGGTGTTCGTCAACCTCGCCCGCCGCAGCCAGGTGCTCGTCCACCGCCAACTCGCCCTGCTGGACAGCATGGAGCGGCGCGCCGAGGACCCGGAGGAACTGGACGACCTCTTCAGGCTCGACCACCTCACGACCCGCATGCGGCGGCACGCCGAGAGCCTGATCATCCTCTCGGGCGCGGCCCCCGGCCGGGCGTGGCGGATGCCGGTGCCGCTGCAGAGCGTGGTGCGGGCGGCGGTCTCGGAGGTGGAGGACTACGCGCGCGTGGAGGTGCGGGCGCTGTCGGACGTGGCCGTGGTGGGCGCGGCGGTGGCCGACCTGACGCACCTGCTGGCGGAGCTGGTGGAGAACGCCGCGCAGTTCTCGCCGCCGCACACCAAGGTGCGGGTGTACGGCGAGCAGGTCGGCAACGGCTACGCGATCGAGGTCGAGGACCGCGGCCTGGGCATGGGCAAGGAGGCGCTGGCCGCGGCGAACCGGCGGATCCGGCAGTCGGAGGCGCTGGACCTGTTCGACAGCGACCGGCTGGGGCTGTTCGTGGTGAGCCGGCTGGCGGCCCGGCACGGGATCCAGGTCAGTCTGCGGGATTCGGCGTACGGGGGGACGACGGTGGTGGTGCTGCTGCCGACGGCGCTGCTGGAGGCGGCGGTCGCAGGAGCGGTGGACCCGGGGGCGGGGGCGCGGGGCGCCGCGGCGCGGCCGTTCTCGGGCCGGCTGGTGCCCGGTGGGTCTCGCGGGCCCGACGGTTCTGCCGGGTCCGGCGGGTCCGGCCGTTCCGGGGTGGCGGGGCTGGCGGGTGCTCCGGCGGTGCCGGGACTGCCGGGTGGTGCCGCTGTGCCGGGGTTGCCCGGTGTGCCGGTGCGGAACGGGGCGGACGGGGGCGGCTCCGGCGCGCACGGGGCGGAGAACGGCGCACGGGTCACGGAGAACGGGCTGGCGGAGCGGCGGGCCGGGCGGGCGCTGCCGGGACCGTGGAGCACGGGACCCGGGCCCGGGGGGCCGGCCGTCGGGCCGGTCGGGGAGCGGCCGGTGCTGGCGTCGCGGGAGGACGTGGTGCTGTTGCGGGCCCGGCTCGGCGTGGATCCGGCGGGTGGTACGGAGGCCGGGGTGGACGGCGGCGCGGAGGACGGGGACGGCGCGGGGGTGGCGCCGGGTGGGGCGGCGGTGGACGGGGGGGCCTTGGGCGGGACCGGGATGTACGCGGGGCAGGCCGGGCAGGAGGCGGCCGCCGTCCAGGCTCCCGGGGACGTCACGGAGCTGCCCAGGCGCGTACGGCAGGCCAGCATGGCGCCGCAGTTGAGGCCGGAACCCGGCGGCGGTGGCGGCACGGACACCGGGGATGGTGCGGACGGAGTCACGGACCCCGGCGACGGGGACGCCGGAGCGCGCGGGGAGTCAACCCCCGCGGGCCGCCCCGCACGGCGGGAGCGCACGCCGGAAGAGGCGCGCGCCCGCATGGCCGCGTACCGCAGCGGCTGGTTACGCGGCGGCGGCCTGCCCGCCGGCCGCACGCACGGCGGTGAACCGGGCGGCGGGCGCCCGGAGCCGGACGAGACCGCGCACACGCCGAGGGAAGGGGAAAGCCCATGA
- a CDS encoding roadblock/LC7 domain-containing protein, translating into MIEPDTVHTQRAGGLDWLLDDLVRRVADVHHAVVLSGDGLAVGNSRTLSREDAEHLAAVASGFHSLAKGAGRHFRAGGVRQTVVEMDDGFLFVAAAGDGSCLAVLSAATADMGLVAYEMARLVTRVGEHLYTAPRTAAAKPRNPG; encoded by the coding sequence ATGATCGAGCCGGACACCGTGCACACGCAGCGAGCCGGGGGACTCGACTGGCTGCTGGACGACCTCGTCAGGCGCGTCGCCGATGTGCACCACGCCGTGGTGCTCTCCGGCGACGGCCTCGCGGTCGGCAACTCCAGAACGCTCTCCCGCGAGGACGCCGAGCACCTGGCGGCGGTCGCGTCCGGCTTCCACAGTCTCGCCAAGGGCGCCGGGCGGCACTTCCGCGCGGGAGGCGTACGGCAGACGGTGGTCGAGATGGACGACGGCTTCCTCTTCGTGGCCGCGGCCGGGGACGGCTCCTGTCTTGCCGTACTCAGCGCCGCGACGGCGGACATGGGCCTCGTCGCGTACGAAATGGCCCGCCTGGTCACACGGGTGGGCGAACATCTATACACCGCTCCGCGAACGGCCGCAGCGAAGCCGCGGAATCCGGGCTGA
- a CDS encoding DUF742 domain-containing protein, translating into MTEDMSGTPPHHGSHWYDAEAGPLVRPYAMTGGRTRPVTTTVRFDLIALIDLEEEALEAAGKEAETFGPEHRALIDLCRIETQSVAELAAETDLPVGVVRVLLGDLVELGCVRVSRPVPPAQLPDEMILREVIDGLRAL; encoded by the coding sequence ATGACTGAAGATATGAGTGGCACCCCTCCGCACCACGGCAGTCACTGGTATGACGCCGAGGCCGGCCCGCTGGTCCGCCCGTACGCGATGACCGGCGGCCGGACCCGGCCGGTGACGACCACCGTGCGGTTCGACCTCATTGCGCTCATCGACCTGGAGGAAGAGGCGCTGGAGGCCGCGGGGAAGGAGGCCGAGACGTTCGGGCCCGAGCACCGGGCGCTCATCGACCTCTGCCGGATCGAGACCCAGTCCGTCGCCGAGCTGGCGGCGGAGACCGATCTGCCGGTCGGGGTGGTACGGGTGCTCCTCGGCGATCTGGTCGAACTCGGCTGCGTACGGGTCAGCAGGCCCGTACCGCCGGCGCAGCTTCCCGACGAGATGATCCTGAGAGAAGTGATCGATGGACTCCGCGCCCTCTGA
- a CDS encoding GTP-binding protein, with translation MDSAPSDRRVDDALALKILIAGGFGVGKTTLVGSVSEIRPLRTEEQLSEVGTAVDDTGGVDEKTTTTVAMDFGRITIRAGLAVYLFGTPGQDRFWFLWDELATGALGAVVLADTRRLQDCFPAVDYFEHRSIPFIVAVNCFPESRSYGAHEVARALDLDQGTPVVLCDARDRDSGKEVLIRLVEYAGRVHTARLLDTVGSEPVG, from the coding sequence ATGGACTCCGCGCCCTCTGACCGCAGGGTCGACGACGCGCTGGCGCTGAAGATCCTCATCGCCGGCGGCTTCGGGGTGGGCAAGACCACCCTGGTCGGTTCCGTCAGCGAGATCCGTCCGCTGCGCACCGAGGAGCAGTTGAGCGAGGTCGGCACCGCCGTCGACGACACCGGCGGCGTGGATGAGAAGACCACGACGACCGTGGCGATGGACTTCGGCAGGATCACCATCCGCGCCGGACTCGCGGTCTATCTGTTCGGCACGCCGGGGCAGGACCGCTTCTGGTTCCTCTGGGACGAGCTTGCCACCGGCGCGCTGGGCGCGGTGGTGCTGGCCGACACGCGCAGGCTGCAGGACTGCTTCCCGGCGGTGGACTACTTCGAGCACCGCAGCATCCCGTTCATCGTCGCGGTGAACTGCTTTCCCGAGTCGCGCAGTTACGGGGCCCACGAGGTCGCCCGTGCCCTCGACCTCGACCAGGGCACTCCCGTCGTGCTGTGCGACGCCCGCGACCGCGACTCGGGGAAGGAGGTGCTGATCAGGCTGGTCGAGTACGCCGGGCGGGTGCACACCGCCCGGCTGCTCGACACGGTCGGCTCGGAGCCGGTGGGGTGA
- a CDS encoding PPOX class F420-dependent oxidoreductase, which yields MGEKMTDEEWRTFVSAGTRTGKLATVRADGSPHVAPIWFVLDGDDLVFNTGAGTVKGRNLARDGRATLCVDDDRYPYSFAVLSGRARLSDDLDEMRRWATVIAARYVDAELAETYGARNAVAGELLVRVTIDKVVSEARVAE from the coding sequence ATGGGCGAGAAGATGACCGACGAAGAGTGGCGCACCTTCGTCTCCGCAGGCACCCGCACCGGAAAACTGGCCACCGTCCGCGCCGACGGCAGCCCTCATGTGGCCCCGATCTGGTTCGTACTCGACGGCGACGACCTGGTCTTCAACACCGGCGCCGGGACCGTCAAGGGCCGGAACCTCGCGCGCGACGGGCGCGCCACCCTCTGCGTCGACGACGACCGCTATCCGTACTCGTTCGCCGTGCTCTCCGGCCGCGCGCGGCTCAGCGACGACCTGGACGAGATGCGCCGCTGGGCCACGGTCATCGCCGCCCGCTACGTGGACGCCGAACTGGCCGAGACCTACGGCGCGCGCAACGCCGTCGCCGGCGAACTCCTCGTCCGCGTCACCATCGACAAGGTGGTCTCCGAGGCCCGCGTCGCCGAGTGA